The DNA window TACAAAACACCCGCAGAGGGTCCCAGCAACAAGGCCGTCGTTCTGGTCACGCCGGAGACTTTCGGCGGTGTGCCCAGCCGCAAAATCACCACGCCGAACTACCTCATCAAGACGACGATCGATGACGACGACCTGATCACCAAGCTGCCGCAGATCATGGAAGGGGCTCTTGCCCAATACCGGAAGCTTGCGCCCGGTGTGCCGTCGAGCGAAAAGCCGATGCTCTGCTTCGTCTTTGCAGACCGCAACCAGTGGGCCCAGTTCACAGAATCAGAGACCGGCGACGACGCCAAGGTGTATCTGCGCATTAACCGAGGCGGTTATGCCGTTCGGGACTGGTTTGTGTCCTACTACATCGGCGACCGGGAGACGCTGTCAGTGGCGGCGCACGAAGGATTCCACCAGTACATCGGTCGCCACTTCAAACGGCGACCGCCGCCGTTCGTCGAAGAGGGGCTCGCGACGCTCTTCGAATACATCGAATGGGAGAACAACCTTCCCCGTTGGCGATGGGAACTGAACCCCAACCGGATGAACGGGCTCGAGCGGTCGGTCAACCAGGGATTGACCATGCCGATCACCGAGCTCTACGCCATGCACGCCGGGCAGGTCGTCAGCAAGCAACTCTGGAAGGTAGAGACCTTCTATGCCCAGGCATGGGCGTTCGCCCGATTTCTGGCTGACGGCCAGAACGGTAAGTACCGTCCGGCACTGGAAAAGATGCTCGCCGACCTCGCCGCCAACAAGGTGCCGTTGCCGGGGTTTGACCGGGTCGATCCGCCGGGCATGTGGAACCCCAAGTCGGCGCAGCCGCTGCTAGAACATTACCTGGGCAAGCCGCTGGCCGAGATCGATCGGGAGTACCAGGAGTTCATGAAGCACCTCGTGAAAACCCGGTATCGTTCGTCCGATGATTGAAACGGCACGATTTTACGGTTGAGGGATTCGCGCTGTTTTTGATAGGTTGCGCGTCGCGATGCAGACCACGACCCTCTCCACGTCTGACACAACCTCGCCTGTCGTTGCCCCCATGGGCCGACGGACCATCCATTTTGCCGGCCGAGTGCAGGGCGTCGGCTTCCGTTACACCGCACGAAATATCGCACTGCAATACGACGTCCGCGGCTACGTTCGCAACCTTCCCGACGGGCGGGTCGAACTGGTGCTGGAAGGTTCCGAGCCGCAGATCGACCGCGTGGTCGAAGAGCTCCGCCGCAAGATGAGCTGCTTTGTTCGCGGCGTCACCATGCAGAACGCACCGGCGACCGGGGAGTTCGATCAGTTTTCCATCCGACATTAAGGCCGTGCTAAGACAGAAGTGCTGAATCGCACTTCCTTTACGCGCGGCTCACCACGGGCACTTTCATCTCGACACACTCGCCGTATCATTCCGCCCCGTGTGGCCCATCGTCAGTTTCTGCGTCTTCCTGTTTCTGACCTCCTGGCTCTTTGCGCTCGTGGAGATTCACATCGAAGGTCCGCACGGCTGGGCGACGTCATTGCCGACGTGGCGCGTTCAGAACCGCATCACGCGCATCTTCTACGGCGGTAAGCCGCTCACCGGCTATCACCTCTACGTCCAGCTGTTCGTCCTTCTGATGAGCCATGCGCCGCTCCTGATCGGCGTTCACCCGCCGACCTGGGCCGGCGAAGCGCGCGTGCTCTCGTTCTTTATTCTGTTCTGGATCCTGGAAGACTGGCTCTGGTTCGTGCTGAATCCCGCCTACGGCATTCGCAAGTTCCGCAAGGAGCACGTCTGGTGGCACGCCAAGGACTGGTGGTGGATTATGCCCAGGGACTACTGGATCTTCCTGCCGGTCGGCATCTGGCTCCTGGTCATCAGCCTGTAGCTCACAAGGTCACTCCCGCCCGCAGAAAGTGGACGAAGAACATTAGGACATTCCTAATGGACTGAACGGCTGACACCACGCGCCCCGTCTTTGCTTTTGTAACGTGGCGGAACAACTCGCCGGAAACACTCCAACAACATGACGCAGCCCACGCCACTCCGGAATACCGGCAGCGGCCAAGGTTGTGCCACACCTCTCGGGAGACACGCGATGAAGCGGAGACTACTCAAGCTTACGGCTCTGGCCGGACTATTCCTGTCTGCGGCGG is part of the Humisphaera borealis genome and encodes:
- a CDS encoding acylphosphatase, with translation MGRRTIHFAGRVQGVGFRYTARNIALQYDVRGYVRNLPDGRVELVLEGSEPQIDRVVEELRRKMSCFVRGVTMQNAPATGEFDQFSIRH